A stretch of Paenibacillus peoriae DNA encodes these proteins:
- a CDS encoding glycosyl hydrolase, which produces MPDPWKKRFLSILSFVLLSFLLVSLSLIPSLAKAESAHLVTDGSPSPIVVSSKNAILQGYGVEKRDIPYTGDTLYKGDGYVSFFYDYDPNSGKSDGTATFKVNVPTAGLYRLSLGYYIPADTGSKDTSIKVNGTMAENVTLAAPPKGAAVNEKMVTKIMLNAGTNELTFSRGWGYYGIEYVKVEFANLPAAISKMEAEEGAITGEVSIEAADTGYSGTGYAAFKGTGSLTFAYNAASSGLYNLAIGYSNPNGDKKTQLVVNGQTSETSLPTTVSYTEVSGGKLMLSAGNNTIQFNVDSDQYHIDYVKLSAVSPPKLHQIEKKPVNPNATAETKALMGYLVDSYGSNILSGQHTLEDAQWIKDQTGKYPAMLSTDMMDYSPSRIEHGATSTEVEKAIQWAKEGGIVTFAWHWNAPKGLHDIPGKEWWRGFYKDATTFDVQYALTHPESEEYQLILRDIDAIAAQLKRLQDAHVPVLWRPLHEAEGKWFWWGAQGPDSAKQLYHIMYDRLTNYHHLNNLIWVWNSESPEWYPGDDVVDIVSVDIYNQAANYSPSIGKYDSLVNLVQGKKLVGLSENGPIGDPELFQTYSAHWLFFTTWTGDFIRNGQYNSLDHLIKVFNSDYVITRDELPQDLFTSSKNEAE; this is translated from the coding sequence ATGCCAGACCCATGGAAAAAAAGGTTTCTCAGTATTCTCAGTTTTGTTCTCTTATCCTTTTTGTTGGTATCTCTCAGTTTAATTCCAAGCCTAGCAAAAGCAGAATCAGCTCACTTGGTCACTGACGGTAGCCCCTCTCCTATAGTCGTCAGCTCCAAAAATGCAATTCTTCAAGGTTACGGGGTAGAAAAACGGGATATACCCTATACCGGCGATACGCTTTATAAAGGCGATGGCTATGTATCCTTCTTTTATGACTATGACCCAAACTCAGGAAAGTCTGACGGGACGGCTACGTTTAAAGTGAACGTGCCTACAGCAGGTCTTTATAGGCTGAGCCTCGGCTACTACATTCCGGCGGACACCGGCTCCAAGGATACCAGCATCAAGGTCAATGGCACAATGGCTGAAAACGTAACGCTGGCTGCTCCTCCGAAAGGTGCGGCGGTGAACGAGAAAATGGTAACTAAGATCATGCTGAATGCTGGCACAAACGAGCTGACTTTTTCAAGAGGCTGGGGATATTACGGGATCGAGTATGTGAAGGTTGAATTCGCCAATCTGCCTGCTGCCATAAGCAAAATGGAAGCCGAAGAAGGAGCCATTACTGGTGAGGTCAGCATCGAAGCTGCTGATACGGGTTATTCCGGTACCGGTTACGCAGCCTTTAAAGGCACAGGGTCGTTAACCTTTGCCTATAACGCAGCCTCAAGCGGGCTTTACAATCTTGCAATCGGTTACAGTAACCCCAATGGAGACAAAAAGACTCAATTGGTGGTCAATGGCCAGACCAGCGAAACATCACTCCCGACAACAGTAAGCTACACAGAGGTATCTGGCGGTAAACTGATGCTGAGTGCGGGAAACAATACCATACAGTTCAATGTCGATTCGGACCAATATCATATCGACTACGTCAAGCTGTCAGCAGTGTCCCCCCCGAAATTGCATCAGATTGAGAAAAAGCCAGTAAACCCGAATGCGACTGCGGAAACCAAGGCACTTATGGGTTATCTCGTCGATAGTTACGGCAGCAATATTCTTTCCGGTCAGCACACTCTTGAGGATGCCCAGTGGATTAAAGACCAAACTGGAAAGTATCCTGCGATGTTATCAACGGACATGATGGATTATTCCCCCTCTCGCATCGAACATGGCGCCACCTCAACTGAAGTGGAAAAGGCGATTCAATGGGCCAAAGAAGGTGGAATTGTCACATTCGCATGGCACTGGAATGCTCCTAAGGGACTGCATGATATTCCCGGCAAAGAATGGTGGCGCGGGTTTTACAAGGACGCTACTACATTCGACGTTCAATATGCGCTCACTCATCCCGAGTCGGAAGAGTATCAGCTTATCCTAAGGGATATCGATGCTATTGCTGCTCAGTTGAAACGTCTCCAAGACGCTCACGTTCCGGTGCTGTGGAGACCGCTGCACGAGGCGGAGGGCAAATGGTTTTGGTGGGGCGCCCAAGGGCCAGACTCCGCCAAGCAACTGTACCATATCATGTACGACCGCCTAACAAACTACCATCACCTGAACAACCTGATCTGGGTATGGAACTCTGAGAGCCCCGAGTGGTATCCGGGAGACGATGTCGTCGATATTGTAAGTGTGGATATCTACAACCAGGCGGCTAATTATAGCCCAAGTATCGGCAAGTATGACAGCTTGGTGAATCTCGTGCAAGGCAAGAAGCTGGTTGGTCTGTCCGAAAACGGTCCGATTGGCGATCCTGAATTATTTCAAACATATTCAGCGCATTGGCTCTTTTTCACCACATGGACAGGCGACTTCATCCGCAACGGACAATATAACTCCCTGGATCATCTCATAAAAGTGTTCAACAGCGATTACGTGATCACGAGGGATGAGCTTCCCCAAGACCTATTTACTTCGTCCAAGAATGAAGCGGAGTAA
- a CDS encoding GNAT family N-acetyltransferase: MISHRLLTYETISQLTDQINRDQHLLFYSYLSQRKEQAKFVGQYIDDKLTAVLAYFWGLSFPAFSFHCINREKLNFPALITFTEEIIQLKKNTVCGTILCNRDLQLFRSHGLIMGNPQRFLTMKHMDQSKLLDSNWTELVKENDLSDIVDLLRNGGMKFFTRSELEQYPFLGIKECGHFIAVGGFHFYDSKLVELGNIYTSPTHRGKGLAKHLTSQLTKLGRSLSSDIYLGVLKENQAAVYLYEGLGYEITAEQTIVDFKLSID, encoded by the coding sequence ATGATTTCTCATCGATTGCTTACCTACGAAACAATTAGTCAATTAACTGACCAGATTAATAGAGACCAACACTTGTTATTCTATAGCTATTTAAGTCAACGTAAGGAGCAGGCTAAATTTGTTGGTCAATATATAGACGACAAGCTGACGGCGGTCTTAGCATACTTTTGGGGGCTATCCTTCCCTGCTTTTTCTTTCCATTGCATAAATCGCGAGAAACTTAACTTTCCAGCTCTTATTACTTTTACTGAGGAAATCATTCAACTTAAGAAAAATACTGTTTGTGGTACAATCCTCTGTAATCGTGACCTTCAACTTTTTCGATCTCATGGTCTTATAATGGGTAACCCACAACGTTTTTTAACAATGAAGCATATGGATCAATCGAAACTGCTCGATTCAAACTGGACTGAGCTAGTTAAGGAAAATGACCTTTCAGATATAGTGGATTTATTACGAAATGGCGGCATGAAATTTTTTACGAGGAGCGAACTCGAACAATATCCTTTCCTTGGGATAAAGGAATGTGGTCATTTTATTGCCGTGGGCGGCTTCCACTTTTATGATTCTAAACTCGTTGAGCTCGGAAACATATACACAAGCCCTACCCACAGAGGGAAAGGCCTAGCAAAGCACTTGACGAGCCAACTTACAAAACTGGGCAGATCACTTTCATCAGATATCTACCTGGGAGTACTGAAGGAGAACCAAGCCGCTGTATATCTTTACGAGGGCTTAGGCTATGAGATCACGGCTGAGCAAACTATTGTTGATTTTAAGCTATCTATTGATTGA
- a CDS encoding AraC family transcriptional regulator yields MEKQLHETILYPDVSFPYIMYTHTIHASSPEGRGFNDLHWHEELQITLVTKGKLVIQVNGIDHELETGQAILINKGVLHVTTHLTHNGQYVSFNFPEKLLAFYADSAMEKNYVLPYTNSLLLSLVIKGDVEWQIQILQMLWDMKEKFDMKKNWGWEYEVSIKTVQLWFIIISNISLSSEEAPKHMKLQQERLQLMLSFIHQNYSDNITLQEIAEVAHLSISECTRSFKRTIHMTPYDYLIKYRIKKSSELLISTDSTITEIAHRVGFNHVNHFIQSFKKHHERTPKNFRKFRNEIKD; encoded by the coding sequence ATGGAAAAACAATTGCATGAGACCATTCTATATCCCGATGTTTCATTTCCATACATCATGTACACCCATACTATTCATGCAAGTAGTCCTGAAGGTAGAGGATTCAACGATCTACATTGGCATGAGGAACTACAAATCACTTTGGTTACCAAAGGGAAGCTAGTAATCCAAGTTAACGGGATTGATCATGAATTAGAAACAGGTCAGGCCATTTTAATTAATAAAGGTGTTCTTCACGTTACTACACACCTTACACATAACGGCCAATATGTCAGTTTTAATTTTCCGGAGAAGCTGCTGGCCTTTTATGCAGATAGTGCGATGGAAAAAAACTATGTACTGCCTTATACAAACTCTCTCTTATTGTCATTAGTAATCAAAGGAGATGTTGAATGGCAAATTCAAATACTGCAAATGCTTTGGGATATGAAAGAGAAATTTGATATGAAAAAAAACTGGGGATGGGAATATGAGGTTTCTATTAAAACAGTACAATTATGGTTCATCATAATTTCTAACATTTCGCTTTCTTCGGAGGAAGCACCTAAACACATGAAACTGCAACAGGAAAGACTTCAATTGATGCTCAGCTTTATCCATCAAAACTATTCAGACAATATAACACTTCAAGAAATTGCTGAAGTAGCACATTTAAGTATTTCGGAATGCACTCGTAGTTTTAAGAGAACCATTCATATGACACCTTACGACTATTTAATTAAGTACCGTATCAAGAAAAGCAGCGAGTTATTAATTTCAACAGATTCTACAATAACTGAAATAGCCCACAGAGTGGGGTTCAATCATGTAAATCACTTCATTCAATCTTTTAAAAAACATCATGAAAGAACACCTAAAAATTTCCGGAAATTTAGAAATGAAATCAAGGATTAA
- a CDS encoding DMT family transporter, which translates to MKINQSSLPFHPYILLLISILSVSISSIMIKSSDTPTSVAGMYRLYMSVLIMLPFVPWKMFRTLAMNKKDWITVFIAGLFLGLHFLFWMESLVYTSVASSIVILSLQPLFVMMGSYFMFRDRTNILTILCLIAALVGSIIIAWGDIGISREALIGDGLSLLGTILVSAYMLAGQKVSHKINANLYSVIVFFIGGSVLLVYNLLNHYSLIEYDSSEWMYFLLLAVIPTIFGQYIFNLLLKSMGATTVSVGIIGEPVLAIILAYLFLGEIISAFQFIGGIMTLFGMGMYFWAKSLKYTTVAKY; encoded by the coding sequence GTGAAAATAAATCAATCGTCGTTACCGTTTCATCCGTATATTTTGCTTTTAATCAGCATACTGTCTGTCTCTATCTCATCCATCATGATCAAATCCTCAGATACTCCAACCTCTGTGGCTGGGATGTACAGATTGTATATGTCAGTACTCATAATGCTTCCTTTTGTACCTTGGAAAATGTTCCGTACCTTAGCAATGAACAAAAAAGATTGGATTACCGTTTTCATAGCTGGTCTTTTTCTCGGGTTGCATTTCTTATTCTGGATGGAATCTTTAGTATATACCTCAGTTGCGAGCTCCATAGTCATCTTATCCTTACAGCCTTTATTTGTAATGATGGGTTCATACTTTATGTTCAGAGACCGAACCAACATATTAACCATACTTTGTTTGATCGCCGCTCTTGTCGGTTCAATCATTATTGCTTGGGGAGACATAGGGATTTCGAGAGAGGCATTGATCGGAGATGGATTATCTTTATTGGGAACAATTTTGGTTTCAGCATATATGTTGGCAGGACAGAAAGTAAGTCACAAAATAAATGCAAATTTATATAGTGTTATTGTTTTTTTTATTGGTGGCAGCGTCTTGCTGGTCTACAATTTGTTGAATCATTATTCCTTGATTGAATATGACTCGTCGGAATGGATGTATTTCTTGTTACTTGCAGTAATCCCAACTATTTTTGGACAATATATTTTTAATCTGTTGTTGAAATCAATGGGTGCAACTACGGTCTCAGTTGGTATTATTGGAGAGCCTGTTCTTGCCATAATTCTCGCCTACTTATTCTTGGGAGAAATCATTTCTGCATTTCAATTCATAGGTGGAATCATGACTTTATTCGGTATGGGAATGTATTTTTGGGCAAAATCTTTAAAGTATACTACAGTTGCAAAATATTAA
- a CDS encoding UvrD-helicase domain-containing protein, with the protein MDPNPSFYPRPIGVPYSTSSPQARRASMDTSMTLVPDTDQDSAYFRALENAGIHLNRPQIQAVRHGKGPLLTLAGAGCGKTTVLAARAGYLMAMRDVPASSILLVTFTSKAAAEMKLRIAGLPGVRPAAARAVQARTFHSFALAMLRHRGVQDEVFGETQAQHTVMKMMLRQLGLSEAFQPESLLSALSAWKAEGRSANELPETVREESDAKRAMLAYEAWKQERNKMDFDDILLRASALLRDPDVLQPLQRRFSHIMVDEFQDTNALQYEMVQRLAARHRNLMVVGDDDQTIYTFNGARQESILEFDKVYKDAKVITLDINYRSDARILGLGSNIVAKNVHRRSKRLAAAGREGLPPQFATPSGPEEEAGHIVTHLLGQVEEGRLRYRDIVILHRTASGSRSIFEQLIMRDVPFIQYGAGAVFYDQSLIRPLMDHLRLSLNPRRMESIPSTLGPLYVSREAGMEWIMREEKQQAKKYPLIHLSRWDRLRDFQREQVKERIRLIRSLTTMKPAYAIQEMRRVFYDKYLESGDTGAWTHYKETMQESLEELETAAKRFDTVEAFVSFADELSERHRQMESLRREEDSDAVRLMTIHRAKGLEFPCVYWIGASEGILPHSSALHSELPEDRRAGAAPTTAVDNDAALEEERRLAYVAVTRAKELLYITSPASNHGKPAAVSRFLLEAYGVTPEASKPETRRSSFGQAKGASGYGSRAGAGSPASGTATRVSSRPGPGSATARTTSSVAGSPAEPRISVPVWKCTDGACKAWMRRDTTSGRRTSAASTSTPPVCPLCASPMTEGTRSIPAR; encoded by the coding sequence ATGGACCCAAATCCTTCTTTTTACCCTCGACCCATCGGGGTTCCTTATTCAACGTCGAGCCCTCAGGCACGTCGTGCTTCCATGGATACCAGTATGACGCTGGTACCCGATACCGACCAAGACTCGGCCTATTTTCGTGCTTTAGAGAACGCCGGCATTCACCTGAACCGCCCGCAGATTCAGGCCGTCCGCCACGGCAAAGGTCCCCTACTGACCCTTGCAGGGGCTGGCTGCGGCAAAACCACAGTGCTGGCTGCCCGCGCAGGCTACCTGATGGCGATGCGGGATGTTCCTGCATCGTCCATTCTGCTGGTGACCTTCACCAGCAAGGCAGCTGCCGAGATGAAACTGCGCATCGCGGGATTACCCGGTGTGCGCCCTGCCGCTGCACGTGCAGTTCAGGCACGCACGTTTCACTCATTCGCTTTGGCGATGCTGCGTCATCGCGGCGTGCAAGATGAAGTGTTCGGTGAAACGCAGGCCCAGCATACCGTCATGAAAATGATGCTGCGGCAGCTTGGGCTCAGCGAGGCTTTCCAGCCGGAAAGCCTGCTGTCTGCCCTCTCCGCCTGGAAAGCGGAAGGCCGCAGCGCGAACGAGCTGCCGGAAACCGTGCGCGAGGAATCGGATGCCAAGCGTGCCATGCTCGCTTATGAAGCGTGGAAACAGGAGCGCAATAAAATGGATTTTGACGATATTCTGCTGCGTGCCTCCGCACTACTGCGTGACCCGGATGTACTTCAGCCGCTTCAGCGACGTTTTTCACATATCATGGTCGATGAATTTCAGGATACGAATGCCCTCCAATATGAGATGGTGCAGCGGTTGGCTGCCCGACATCGCAATCTGATGGTTGTGGGGGATGATGACCAGACGATCTATACCTTTAATGGGGCACGCCAGGAATCCATTCTGGAGTTTGACAAGGTCTATAAGGATGCAAAGGTCATTACTCTGGATATTAATTATCGAAGTGATGCACGCATTTTGGGGCTGGGCTCCAACATCGTCGCCAAAAATGTTCATCGACGCTCCAAACGTCTTGCGGCTGCCGGGCGTGAGGGCTTGCCGCCACAGTTTGCCACCCCATCTGGGCCTGAGGAAGAGGCGGGACATATTGTTACTCATCTGCTCGGGCAGGTAGAAGAAGGTCGTCTTCGCTACCGGGATATCGTTATTTTACATCGGACAGCCAGCGGAAGCCGATCTATTTTTGAGCAATTAATTATGCGGGATGTCCCATTTATTCAGTATGGAGCAGGAGCCGTATTTTACGATCAGTCTCTGATTCGTCCCTTAATGGATCACCTGCGCTTGTCGCTAAATCCCCGACGTATGGAATCCATTCCGAGCACCCTTGGGCCGCTGTACGTCTCCCGTGAGGCGGGTATGGAATGGATTATGCGCGAGGAGAAACAGCAGGCTAAAAAATACCCGCTGATTCATCTCAGCCGCTGGGATCGACTACGTGATTTTCAGCGTGAACAAGTGAAAGAGCGTATTCGTCTGATTCGCAGTCTCACTACCATGAAACCTGCCTATGCCATTCAAGAAATGCGGCGCGTCTTTTATGACAAATATTTGGAAAGTGGAGATACGGGCGCGTGGACTCATTATAAGGAAACGATGCAAGAAAGTCTGGAGGAGCTCGAAACGGCAGCCAAGCGGTTTGACACTGTGGAGGCGTTCGTCAGCTTTGCGGACGAGCTTTCCGAGCGTCACCGCCAAATGGAATCGCTGCGCAGAGAGGAAGACAGCGATGCTGTTCGGCTCATGACGATCCACCGCGCCAAGGGATTGGAATTCCCTTGCGTATATTGGATCGGAGCCAGCGAAGGCATTCTGCCGCACAGCTCGGCGCTGCACAGCGAGCTGCCGGAGGATCGGCGGGCAGGCGCCGCCCCAACTACAGCTGTGGATAACGATGCAGCGCTTGAAGAAGAGCGCCGCCTCGCTTACGTGGCCGTCACCCGGGCGAAGGAGTTGCTATACATCACCTCCCCCGCCTCTAATCATGGCAAGCCTGCCGCCGTGTCACGCTTCCTGCTGGAAGCCTATGGGGTCACCCCTGAGGCTTCCAAGCCAGAAACACGCCGCAGTAGCTTTGGCCAAGCGAAGGGTGCTTCCGGGTATGGCAGCCGTGCTGGCGCTGGATCGCCAGCGTCTGGCACAGCGACCCGCGTGAGCAGCAGGCCGGGACCAGGCAGCGCTACGGCACGGACAACCTCGTCGGTGGCAGGGTCTCCGGCGGAGCCACGCATCAGCGTGCCCGTGTGGAAATGTACCGACGGCGCTTGCAAAGCGTGGATGCGTCGCGACACAACAAGCGGACGCCGTACAAGCGCGGCTAGCACAAGCACGCCGCCAGTGTGCCCGCTCTGCGCCTCCCCGATGACAGAGGGGACACGCAGCATCCCAGCCAGATAG
- a CDS encoding zinc ribbon domain-containing protein — MKLIQRIKEGANRATEKAQHAVEISKINSQITTIQQEMDVHFLRMGQIFYEGYRASDMSVAETEMTQLSTACDELQDEIDELRSRIAELKNAHLCTCGAVVPLDANFCPKCGRKLNEGQAASKQVAAVREEVPTDVYSFDLRKPEVAKDAAPAYTEYAEHEVVDRHEQEQDERYETHEPAGLDRDYTVSDFTPEEKAAFDAEWERRRQEDLEKEHRRLEELARERERQEELDERIRYWKANNSGAEKPATPSAQVRENVKCQICTAELPKGSKWCPRCGAEQI, encoded by the coding sequence ATGAAGCTGATTCAACGTATAAAGGAAGGCGCTAATCGCGCAACAGAAAAGGCGCAGCATGCTGTCGAGATTAGTAAGATCAATTCACAAATTACAACGATCCAGCAGGAAATGGATGTTCATTTCTTGCGAATGGGTCAAATCTTTTACGAAGGTTATCGCGCATCCGACATGTCGGTGGCAGAAACCGAGATGACACAGCTATCCACTGCTTGTGATGAGCTTCAGGATGAAATTGACGAGCTGCGCAGTAGAATTGCAGAATTGAAGAACGCTCATTTATGCACCTGTGGAGCGGTTGTGCCTCTGGATGCGAACTTTTGCCCTAAATGCGGACGCAAGCTCAATGAAGGACAGGCTGCTTCCAAACAAGTAGCTGCTGTGCGTGAAGAGGTGCCAACGGACGTCTATTCTTTTGATCTGCGCAAGCCAGAGGTAGCGAAGGATGCTGCGCCTGCTTACACGGAGTATGCAGAACATGAAGTAGTCGATCGACATGAACAGGAACAGGATGAGCGGTATGAAACACACGAACCAGCGGGACTAGACCGCGATTATACAGTGTCTGATTTTACACCGGAGGAAAAAGCGGCATTCGACGCTGAGTGGGAGCGCCGTCGTCAGGAAGATCTGGAAAAAGAACACCGTCGTCTTGAAGAATTGGCACGTGAGCGTGAGCGTCAGGAGGAGCTGGACGAGCGGATTCGATATTGGAAGGCCAACAACTCCGGGGCTGAGAAACCGGCAACGCCGTCTGCACAAGTACGTGAAAATGTAAAATGCCAAATCTGCACCGCAGAACTACCCAAAGGGTCCAAGTGGTGCCCGCGTTGCGGAGCTGAACAGATTTAA
- a CDS encoding TrmB family transcriptional regulator: MERLLHHLRNLGFTEMEAKVMVELSRQNAASGYEVAKRLGASRSNVYAALQRLAGQGYLRTSAGEPVRYSMLPPAELTRMIEGQMQESLRAVEKEMPRTEPTKPTFYNAEGDRKVLESLTRELERAEHEIVLDLWREEAELLRTELEKAESRGVRLLWSCDNGESMMGPWLPLRSGTDGQEPAGRKFSFVIDRRWCMLGMRGENCPTQALITEHPVMTGLLLNHFAQDLILYELEHDMGRELSTRYGWRYEGIIGKYMSAGE; encoded by the coding sequence ATGGAGCGTTTGCTGCATCATCTGCGGAATCTGGGTTTTACGGAAATGGAAGCCAAGGTTATGGTCGAGCTTTCGAGGCAAAATGCGGCTTCCGGCTATGAAGTGGCTAAGCGTCTGGGTGCATCACGCTCCAACGTGTACGCGGCTTTACAGCGTTTGGCCGGGCAGGGATACCTCAGAACCAGTGCGGGAGAGCCTGTACGTTACAGCATGCTGCCACCGGCTGAATTAACCCGGATGATCGAAGGACAAATGCAGGAGTCTCTACGTGCAGTGGAGAAAGAAATGCCACGAACAGAACCAACCAAGCCGACCTTTTATAATGCGGAAGGCGATCGGAAGGTACTGGAAAGTCTGACCCGTGAGTTGGAACGGGCAGAGCATGAGATTGTGTTGGACTTGTGGCGCGAGGAAGCCGAACTGCTGCGGACAGAGTTGGAGAAAGCCGAGAGTCGAGGTGTGCGTCTGCTCTGGTCCTGCGATAACGGAGAAAGCATGATGGGACCGTGGTTACCGCTTAGGTCTGGTACAGACGGACAGGAACCAGCAGGGCGTAAGTTTTCTTTTGTTATTGATCGGCGTTGGTGCATGCTGGGGATGCGGGGAGAGAATTGCCCGACACAGGCGCTTATTACCGAGCATCCGGTAATGACAGGCCTGCTGCTTAATCATTTTGCTCAGGATCTTATTCTGTATGAGCTGGAGCATGATATGGGCAGAGAGCTGTCGACCCGGTATGGCTGGCGGTATGAAGGCATTATCGGCAAATATATGTCAGCTGGGGAATAG
- a CDS encoding NUDIX hydrolase encodes MNSELLDIYDDEDNPLGTASRRDAHAKGYWHHTFHCWLARDTSTGRRLLFQQRQDTKDTFPGCYDITAAGHLTAGEDMSQAARELEEELGIHVPFTSLTPLMTVRYESKGTAQGTSFWDREVSSVFGLLSNQPLEAYHLQQEEVAGLYEADLDQALALFEGYIPFIEAQGITSGPNPEKTRRLITSDQFVPHKAGYITSICRALMELPTR; translated from the coding sequence ATGAATAGCGAGCTTCTGGATATCTACGACGATGAAGACAACCCCCTTGGCACAGCCTCCCGACGAGACGCACATGCCAAGGGATACTGGCACCATACCTTTCACTGCTGGCTAGCACGAGACACTTCTACAGGCCGTCGCTTGCTATTCCAACAGCGTCAGGATACGAAGGATACCTTCCCCGGATGCTACGATATTACAGCAGCCGGTCATTTGACGGCAGGCGAAGATATGTCTCAGGCGGCTCGCGAGCTGGAGGAAGAACTGGGCATTCATGTTCCCTTTACCTCATTAACACCGCTGATGACCGTTCGGTATGAAAGCAAAGGTACCGCCCAGGGCACCTCTTTTTGGGATCGGGAGGTTAGCTCGGTGTTTGGACTGCTATCGAACCAGCCATTGGAAGCTTATCATCTCCAGCAAGAAGAAGTAGCCGGACTGTACGAAGCGGATCTTGACCAAGCACTGGCCCTTTTTGAAGGCTATATTCCCTTTATCGAAGCCCAAGGCATTACGTCAGGGCCGAACCCAGAAAAAACTCGCCGCCTGATCACATCGGATCAATTCGTGCCTCATAAGGCGGGCTATATTACATCTATATGCCGGGCACTGATGGAACTTCCTACCCGGTAA
- a CDS encoding histidine phosphatase family protein — MRLYIIRHADPDYPNNTITPEGHLEAQALAKRLSSHGLDRIYASPLGRALDTMRYTADSLGMTHEVEHWTQELALKLEETPYGRLSHWDLPGEVIRSELPLPTHDSWQEISYYQGTQSPETFERLKLHSDEFLKRQGFERVEGRYRILKHTEDQVAVFCHGGFGLTWLAHLLELPLALVWSGFWMPPSSVTTILFDERSQEWAVPRCIGFGDVSHLYAEGLPVRPRGIITNFN, encoded by the coding sequence ATGAGATTGTATATTATCCGACACGCAGACCCCGATTACCCCAACAACACCATAACGCCGGAGGGGCATTTGGAAGCCCAGGCACTAGCCAAGCGGCTTTCCAGTCACGGACTGGATCGAATTTATGCCTCTCCTTTGGGGAGGGCTTTGGATACGATGCGCTACACCGCCGACTCTCTGGGTATGACTCATGAAGTAGAACACTGGACGCAGGAGCTGGCTCTAAAGCTGGAGGAAACCCCATACGGCCGTCTTTCCCATTGGGATTTGCCTGGTGAAGTGATCCGTTCCGAGTTGCCCCTGCCGACTCATGACTCTTGGCAGGAGATTTCCTATTATCAGGGAACGCAAAGCCCTGAAACCTTCGAGCGGCTGAAGCTTCATTCCGATGAGTTCCTGAAACGGCAAGGCTTTGAGCGGGTGGAGGGCAGGTACCGGATTCTGAAGCACACTGAAGATCAGGTGGCGGTATTTTGTCATGGCGGCTTCGGGCTGACCTGGCTTGCTCATCTGTTGGAGTTGCCATTGGCCTTGGTCTGGTCCGGTTTTTGGATGCCGCCTAGCTCCGTAACCACGATCTTGTTTGATGAGCGCTCCCAAGAATGGGCAGTTCCCCGTTGCATCGGCTTCGGTGATGTTTCCCATCTGTACGCTGAGGGCTTGCCCGTTAGACCCCGTGGCATTATCACCAATTTCAACTAA
- the mscL gene encoding large conductance mechanosensitive channel protein MscL: MSGKGIIKEFKEFAVRGNVIDLAVGVIIGGAFGKIVTSVVNDIIMPPIGKLLGGMNFPDLYVALQAADPLNGDGTRKTLAQAKEAGIAVLAYGQFINVLLDFLIVAFCVFMLVKGINMLKRKEEEKPPQEKTIKECPHCLSEIPVAATRCAHCTSKLEGYVEAR; the protein is encoded by the coding sequence ATGAGCGGAAAAGGTATTATAAAAGAATTTAAGGAATTCGCTGTACGGGGTAACGTGATTGACCTCGCGGTCGGTGTTATCATCGGTGGAGCGTTTGGCAAAATTGTCACTTCTGTGGTAAACGATATTATTATGCCTCCGATTGGTAAGCTTCTGGGAGGTATGAATTTTCCAGATTTGTATGTAGCTTTACAAGCTGCTGATCCTTTAAATGGTGACGGTACACGCAAGACTTTGGCACAGGCCAAAGAAGCAGGGATCGCGGTCCTCGCCTATGGTCAGTTCATTAACGTCCTGCTGGACTTTCTGATCGTGGCCTTCTGTGTGTTCATGCTGGTCAAAGGGATTAACATGCTGAAACGCAAAGAGGAAGAAAAACCTCCTCAGGAAAAAACGATCAAGGAATGTCCACATTGCCTATCCGAAATTCCTGTAGCCGCTACCCGTTGCGCACATTGCACTTCCAAGCTGGAAGGGTACGTGGAAGCACGCTGA